In a single window of the bacterium genome:
- a CDS encoding slipin family protein, producing the protein MLKSGYGATSVAGTQTHPFPLLIFFIFLIAGVTGLIRDIIRVGEDKAPVTGLIWFFGGILLGIMFLTCLRVADQWDRVAILRLGKFTAVRGPGMFFLVPFIDTIGKWVDIRVRTTDLLAEQTLTKDTVPVNVDAVMFWMVYDPKKAALEVEDYVDAVSWAAQTALRDIIGKTDLADLLVGREKLDQQLEKLIDERTDPWGVTVRSVEIRDIRIPEGLQEAMSQQAQAERERQARIILGDSERQIAESFSEASRAYQNNPVALHLRAMNMLFEGLKEKGSLMLVPSSALDSMNLGGLMGVASMGQMKTAPGAPQAASGEQFDGIK; encoded by the coding sequence ATGTTGAAGTCGGGTTACGGCGCAACGAGCGTCGCGGGAACGCAGACGCATCCGTTTCCCCTGTTGATCTTTTTCATTTTCCTGATCGCGGGCGTGACCGGTCTGATCCGCGACATCATCCGCGTCGGCGAGGACAAGGCACCGGTGACGGGGCTGATCTGGTTTTTCGGCGGAATCCTGCTTGGCATTATGTTCCTGACGTGCCTGCGGGTTGCCGACCAGTGGGACCGCGTTGCGATCCTGCGCCTCGGCAAGTTCACGGCGGTGCGCGGACCGGGGATGTTCTTTCTCGTGCCGTTCATAGACACGATCGGCAAGTGGGTTGACATCCGCGTGCGGACCACCGACCTTTTGGCCGAGCAGACGCTGACCAAGGATACGGTGCCTGTCAACGTGGATGCGGTCATGTTCTGGATGGTCTACGATCCGAAAAAAGCCGCGCTGGAAGTGGAGGATTACGTAGACGCGGTGAGCTGGGCGGCGCAGACAGCGCTGCGGGACATAATCGGCAAAACCGATCTCGCCGACCTGCTTGTCGGCCGCGAGAAGCTGGACCAGCAACTTGAAAAGCTGATCGACGAACGCACCGATCCGTGGGGAGTCACCGTGCGCAGCGTGGAGATACGCGACATCCGCATCCCGGAGGGCTTGCAGGAGGCGATGAGCCAGCAGGCGCAGGCCGAGCGGGAGCGCCAGGCGCGCATAATCCTGGGCGACTCCGAGCGGCAGATCGCGGAAAGCTTCTCCGAGGCGTCGCGGGCGTACCAGAACAATCCGGTCGCGCTGCACCTGCGCGCGATGAATATGCTGTTCGAGGGCTTGAAGGAAAAGGGCAGCCTGATGCTCGTTCCATCGAGCGCGCTGGACAGCATGAACTTGGGCGGATTGATGGGCGTGGCTTCGATGGGCCAGATGAAGACGGCGCCGGGCGCGCCGCAGGCCGCATCGGGAGAGCAGTTCGACGGCATTAAGTAA
- a CDS encoding GntR family transcriptional regulator, giving the protein MKGKPKVGESGLEMTLDMTGEIPIYVQIKNQLRFLIQSGRLAAGSQMPTVRSLAVDLGVNANTISRVYRELAAEGMITTRRGMGAYVPDVLPGEAGDLGSDVFKEIESLLELAVRNGVSVERIGAFLEGLIEKHRARE; this is encoded by the coding sequence GTGAAAGGAAAGCCGAAGGTAGGTGAATCCGGGCTCGAAATGACGCTGGACATGACGGGCGAGATACCCATCTATGTCCAGATAAAGAACCAGCTCCGGTTCCTTATACAAAGCGGAAGGTTGGCGGCGGGCAGCCAGATGCCGACGGTGCGCTCGCTCGCGGTGGATTTGGGAGTGAACGCGAACACGATATCGCGGGTGTACCGGGAGCTGGCCGCCGAAGGGATGATCACGACGCGCCGGGGGATGGGTGCGTACGTTCCCGACGTACTTCCCGGCGAGGCTGGCGACCTGGGAAGCGATGTGTTCAAAGAAATCGAGAGCCTATTGGAGCTTGCCGTCCGCAATGGAGTTTCCGTGGAGCGAATCGGCGCGTTTCTTGAAGGACTGATCGAAAAACACCGGGCGCGGGAGTGA